One Candidatus Desulfarcum epimagneticum genomic region harbors:
- a CDS encoding conserved hypothetical protein (Evidence 4 : Unknown function but conserved in other organisms) gives MPLANFGAILSFARELEEEDRDFYSALSRRPEFEDARGLLDDFISEAAKHIKDIDRTRRENVTEMILEPIRDFSRDAFFINTPGPDGLTLPDFAREAGKREARARDFCRAAAEKLKALPEVSRALTRLAAKREGRLNRLMETGGL, from the coding sequence ATGCCTCTGGCCAATTTCGGCGCCATTTTGAGTTTTGCCCGGGAACTGGAGGAAGAGGACCGGGACTTTTATTCGGCCCTGTCCCGGCGTCCGGAGTTTGAGGACGCGCGGGGGCTTTTGGACGATTTTATTTCCGAAGCCGCGAAACACATCAAAGACATCGACCGGACCCGGCGGGAAAACGTCACGGAGATGATCCTGGAGCCCATTCGGGATTTTTCGCGGGACGCCTTTTTCATAAACACCCCGGGTCCCGACGGCCTGACCCTCCCTGATTTTGCCCGGGAGGCCGGGAAACGGGAGGCCCGGGCCCGGGACTTCTGCCGGGCGGCCGCTGAGAAACTCAAGGCCCTGCCCGAGGTTTCCAGAGCGCTGACGCGCCTGGCCGCCAAAAGGGAGGGACGGCTCAACCGTTTGATGGAAACAGGCGGTCTTTGA
- the ispU gene encoding undecaprenyl pyrophosphate synthase (Evidence 2a : Function from experimental evidences in other organisms; PubMedId : 10217761, 12756244, 9882662; Product type e : enzyme), with the protein MNSEKIPHSDLPAHVAVIMDGNGRWAKKRMMNRIRGHEKGAGTVRMAVRVCREIGIRYLTLYAFSTENWARPKAEVDALMALLGKFVRSEQKEMAEKRIRLNVIGQTGRLPEWVRKRIHEALELTKGGDAMTLTIALSYGGRDELVSMAREIARKAADGRLSPESITAETVAGHLQTADMPDPDLLIRTSGEMRVSNFLLWQIAYSEIFVTPTLWPDFSEEELRGILSDYRLRERRFGKTP; encoded by the coding sequence TTGAATTCTGAAAAAATTCCCCATTCCGATCTTCCCGCCCATGTGGCCGTCATCATGGATGGAAACGGCCGATGGGCCAAAAAACGCATGATGAACCGGATCAGAGGCCATGAGAAAGGGGCCGGGACGGTCCGCATGGCGGTGAGGGTCTGCCGGGAGATCGGAATCCGATACCTCACCCTGTACGCCTTTTCCACCGAAAACTGGGCGCGGCCGAAAGCCGAGGTGGACGCGCTGATGGCCCTTCTGGGAAAATTCGTCCGATCCGAGCAAAAGGAGATGGCCGAAAAACGCATTCGCTTAAACGTCATCGGCCAGACCGGGCGCCTTCCCGAATGGGTTCGGAAACGGATCCATGAGGCCCTGGAGCTGACAAAGGGCGGCGACGCCATGACCCTGACCATCGCGCTGAGCTACGGGGGCCGGGACGAGCTGGTCTCCATGGCCCGGGAAATCGCCCGAAAAGCGGCCGACGGCCGCCTGTCCCCGGAATCCATCACCGCCGAAACCGTGGCCGGGCATCTTCAGACGGCGGACATGCCCGACCCCGACCTTTTAATCCGAACCAGCGGGGAGATGCGGGTGAGCAATTTTCTGCTGTGGCAGATCGCCTATTCGGAAATCTTTGTCACTCCCACGCTGTGGCCGGATTTTTCCGAGGAAGAATTGAGGGGCATCCTGTCCGACTACAGACTCCGGGAAAGACGGTTCGGAAAAACACCGTAA
- the rseP gene encoding Zinc metalloprotease → MISNIVSFTIVLGILVLFHEFGHFLVARLFRVGVEKFSVGFGPKIIGKTIGITEYRLSAIPLGGYVKMVGESPDKEIPEKDIPLSFTHKHVFKKMAIVAAGPVFNIFLAVFIFWGIYLFSGMPILDAAVGKVEPGSPAFSAGIEPRDKVLAIDGQPVESWEQMAERISESEGKELEMAVLRGERELILRVSPKRSLAPGEKTERYLIGVSLLGSFHKKKMGPIEALWAGTAHSAHIVRLTVMTVAGLIRGAVSAKTLGGPIQIAQMAGDQAREGILNLFVFIAWLSVNLAVLNFLPIPVLDGGHFVFFLAEAISGRPVSPKVRERAQQIGLMALFALMAFVFYNDLARLFLK, encoded by the coding sequence ATGATTTCAAATATCGTCTCTTTCACCATTGTCCTGGGCATTCTCGTTTTGTTTCACGAGTTCGGCCACTTCCTTGTGGCCCGGCTGTTTCGTGTGGGGGTGGAAAAATTCTCCGTGGGATTCGGCCCCAAAATCATCGGCAAAACAATCGGAATCACCGAATACCGTCTGTCCGCCATCCCTTTGGGCGGGTATGTCAAGATGGTGGGGGAATCCCCGGACAAGGAAATTCCCGAAAAGGACATTCCCCTTTCCTTCACCCACAAACATGTGTTTAAAAAAATGGCCATTGTGGCGGCCGGGCCGGTGTTCAACATTTTTCTGGCCGTGTTCATCTTCTGGGGGATATACCTGTTTTCAGGAATGCCGATCCTGGACGCGGCCGTGGGAAAAGTGGAGCCGGGATCGCCGGCCTTTTCTGCCGGAATCGAGCCCCGGGACAAAGTCCTGGCCATTGACGGGCAGCCTGTTGAGTCCTGGGAGCAGATGGCTGAAAGAATCTCCGAAAGCGAAGGGAAAGAGCTGGAGATGGCGGTTTTAAGGGGGGAAAGGGAGCTGATTTTGAGGGTGTCCCCGAAACGGTCCCTGGCGCCCGGGGAAAAAACCGAGCGTTATCTCATCGGCGTGTCTCTTCTGGGCTCTTTCCATAAGAAAAAGATGGGGCCCATAGAGGCGCTCTGGGCCGGGACGGCCCATTCGGCCCACATCGTCCGGCTCACCGTCATGACTGTGGCCGGTCTCATCCGGGGCGCGGTTTCCGCCAAAACCCTGGGGGGGCCCATCCAGATCGCCCAAATGGCCGGGGATCAGGCCCGGGAAGGTATTTTGAACCTGTTTGTCTTCATCGCCTGGCTGAGCGTCAACCTGGCGGTTTTGAACTTTCTGCCCATCCCGGTCCTGGACGGCGGCCACTTTGTTTTCTTTCTGGCCGAGGCCATATCCGGGCGGCCGGTGAGCCCCAAAGTGCGGGAAAGGGCCCAGCAGATCGGCCTCATGGCCCTTTTCGCCCTGATGGCGTTTGTGTTTTATAATGACCTTGCCCGCCTGTTTCTTAAATAA
- the dxr gene encoding 1-deoxy-D-xylulose 5-phosphate reductoisomerase (Evidence 2a : Function from experimental evidences in other organisms; PubMedId : 10631325, 10787409, 1447125, 7567469, 9707569; Product type e : enzyme), which translates to MTKNLSILGSTGSIGRNTLAVAGRFPERFRVRALAAKGNISLLARQIERFRPDAAAVFDEENARALEKTIPGGVGTKILWGPDGYAEAAAFPKTDMTLSAFSGAAGLSPTLAAIEAGKDIALANKETLVMAGEIVLKAARESRAAILPVDSEHSAIFQCLEGQRRKDLEKIILTASGGPFWNRPDVDFSRIRPEDALAHPTWSMGKKISVDSATLMNKALEAVEAMRLFHLSHDQIEILIHPQSIVHSMAAYIDGSVMAQMGVPDMKTAIAYALSYPKRLPLRQPLPDFALLKSLEFEKPDPKRFPSLDFAKEACEKGGSLPAVMNAANESAVAAFLEGRALFSDIFAIIETVMARHLPIPDPSLSDILEADAWARETADHFIAHAGQNPKKKKIDAS; encoded by the coding sequence ATGACGAAGAACCTGTCCATACTGGGCTCCACCGGCTCCATCGGCCGAAACACCCTGGCGGTGGCCGGACGTTTTCCGGAGCGCTTCCGGGTCCGGGCCCTGGCCGCCAAAGGCAATATTTCCCTTCTGGCCCGCCAGATCGAACGCTTCAGGCCTGACGCGGCCGCGGTTTTTGACGAAGAAAACGCCCGGGCGCTTGAAAAAACAATCCCGGGCGGCGTCGGGACAAAGATTCTCTGGGGGCCGGACGGGTACGCGGAGGCGGCGGCTTTTCCGAAAACGGACATGACGCTCTCGGCCTTTTCCGGCGCGGCGGGCCTGTCTCCCACCCTGGCCGCCATCGAGGCGGGCAAGGACATCGCGCTGGCCAACAAGGAGACCCTGGTGATGGCCGGGGAGATCGTGCTGAAAGCGGCCCGGGAGAGCCGGGCGGCCATCCTGCCGGTGGACAGCGAGCACAGCGCCATTTTCCAGTGCCTGGAGGGCCAGCGGAGAAAGGATCTGGAAAAAATCATTCTCACGGCTTCGGGCGGGCCGTTTTGGAACCGGCCCGACGTTGATTTTTCCCGGATCAGGCCCGAGGACGCCCTGGCCCATCCCACGTGGTCCATGGGGAAAAAGATCAGTGTGGACTCGGCCACCCTCATGAACAAGGCGCTGGAGGCGGTGGAGGCCATGCGCCTTTTTCATCTTTCCCACGACCAGATCGAAATCCTGATCCATCCCCAGAGCATTGTCCATTCCATGGCGGCGTACATCGACGGGTCCGTCATGGCTCAGATGGGCGTTCCCGATATGAAGACCGCCATCGCCTACGCCCTGTCATACCCGAAGCGTCTGCCGCTGCGCCAGCCGCTGCCGGACTTCGCCCTTTTAAAGTCCCTTGAGTTTGAAAAACCGGACCCGAAACGCTTTCCCTCCCTGGACTTCGCAAAGGAAGCCTGCGAAAAGGGCGGCTCCCTGCCCGCCGTCATGAACGCCGCCAATGAATCGGCGGTGGCCGCCTTTCTGGAGGGCCGGGCCTTATTCTCGGATATCTTCGCCATCATCGAAACGGTGATGGCGCGCCATCTTCCGATCCCGGACCCGTCCCTGTCCGACATACTGGAGGCGGACGCCTGGGCCCGGGAAACGGCGGACCATTTCATCGCCCATGCGGGCCAAAACCCAAAAAAGAAAAAAATCGACGCGTCATGA
- a CDS encoding conserved hypothetical protein (Evidence 4 : Unknown function but conserved in other organisms), whose product MNAAAETRDRIKTLTRHTYGPWARQKTWRAPVMIADAEGVCIYDDAGKRYLDFSSQLMCANLGHKNRAVIEAIVKQAEKMPYMAPGFATEAECDAVEALLSVMPAGLDKFFFSTSGTEANEAALKMVRQSKAPAYKVISRYHSYHGATLAGAAFTGDPRRFPAEAARCVAEGVRFAPDCYCYRCPFGLKYPDCDIRCARYLDYMIKEEGNVAAVIVEPVPGTNGRIVPPPEYFPLLRRICDENDVLLIADEVMTGWFRTGPAFAMENWGVTPDILTTAKGSTAAYTPLGITASGKKVSEFFEDEMFCHGHTYAYHALACSALPAAAAEYRRIVDSGLCRSAAAHLKKRLYGLADRHPCVGDVRGMGHFWGLEIVQDRETRVPFNVKMDKLTGAPLMTGKIAADAMKRGVFLNAWIDTLVIAPPLIITPDEIDEAVEALDMSLKIGDREAKDTGLPPSHSSEF is encoded by the coding sequence ATGAACGCCGCTGCCGAGACCAGGGACAGAATCAAGACATTAACCCGCCACACCTACGGGCCGTGGGCCCGGCAAAAGACGTGGCGCGCGCCTGTGATGATCGCGGACGCCGAAGGCGTGTGTATCTATGACGACGCCGGGAAACGCTATCTGGATTTTTCCTCCCAGCTCATGTGCGCCAACCTCGGGCATAAAAACAGGGCCGTGATCGAGGCCATTGTGAAACAGGCCGAGAAAATGCCCTACATGGCGCCGGGGTTCGCCACGGAGGCGGAATGCGACGCCGTGGAGGCGCTTTTGTCCGTCATGCCGGCGGGCCTGGATAAATTCTTTTTTTCCACCAGCGGAACCGAGGCCAATGAGGCGGCGCTCAAAATGGTCCGCCAGTCCAAAGCCCCGGCGTACAAGGTGATCTCCCGCTACCATTCCTATCACGGGGCCACCCTGGCCGGGGCCGCCTTCACCGGCGATCCCCGGCGTTTTCCGGCCGAGGCGGCCCGGTGCGTGGCCGAAGGGGTGCGTTTCGCGCCGGACTGCTACTGCTACCGCTGCCCTTTTGGGCTGAAGTATCCGGATTGCGACATCCGGTGCGCCCGGTATCTGGATTACATGATCAAAGAAGAGGGAAATGTGGCGGCCGTCATCGTGGAGCCGGTGCCGGGAACCAACGGCCGGATCGTCCCGCCCCCGGAATATTTTCCCCTGCTGCGGCGAATCTGCGATGAAAACGATGTCCTTTTGATCGCCGACGAGGTCATGACCGGGTGGTTCAGGACCGGCCCGGCCTTCGCCATGGAGAACTGGGGCGTGACCCCCGATATTTTGACCACGGCCAAGGGCTCCACCGCCGCCTACACCCCTTTGGGCATCACGGCGTCAGGGAAAAAGGTGTCGGAGTTCTTTGAGGATGAAATGTTCTGCCACGGCCACACCTACGCCTACCACGCCCTGGCCTGCTCGGCCCTGCCGGCGGCGGCGGCCGAATACCGGCGAATCGTGGACTCGGGACTTTGCCGAAGCGCCGCGGCGCATTTGAAAAAAAGACTTTACGGGCTGGCCGACCGGCATCCCTGCGTGGGCGATGTCCGGGGCATGGGGCATTTCTGGGGGCTGGAGATTGTTCAAGACCGGGAGACAAGGGTCCCGTTCAACGTGAAGATGGACAAACTCACCGGCGCGCCGCTCATGACCGGCAAAATCGCGGCGGACGCCATGAAAAGGGGGGTGTTCTTAAACGCCTGGATCGACACCCTGGTGATCGCCCCGCCTTTGATCATCACCCCGGATGAGATCGACGAGGCCGTCGAGGCGCTGGATATGTCCCTTAAGATCGGGGACCGCGAGGCAAAGGACACAGGCTTGCCGCCGTCTCATTCCTCCGAGTTTTGA
- a CDS encoding Phosphatidate cytidylyltransferase has protein sequence MLLKRWITALCLTPFIVWLILMGSGDHFALFVAAVSLVALWEYFGIVLPRTPKTHPDILAVFAASPPLIWSVHISRFDIAAGLMTLTVLLFGAASIAGFKKDAEVGKKAAFGLLGIVYVSLFLSWAVLIRDGRDGIVWIFILAVSVFAGDTGAYYAGTRLGRRPLCPFVSPKKTVEGAIGGLAATVCAGSAIKFFFLPALPWGAVILALVLTGVFAQAGDLFESVLKRASGIKDSGKILPGHGGLLDRIDGILFAAPVVCFFQRFLAGGG, from the coding sequence ATGCTATTAAAACGCTGGATAACGGCTTTATGCCTGACCCCCTTCATTGTGTGGCTGATCCTCATGGGATCCGGGGATCATTTCGCCCTGTTTGTGGCGGCGGTCTCCCTTGTGGCCCTGTGGGAATATTTCGGGATCGTCCTTCCCCGGACCCCCAAAACCCACCCAGACATTCTGGCGGTCTTTGCCGCGTCCCCCCCGCTCATATGGTCCGTCCACATCTCCCGTTTTGACATCGCCGCCGGCCTGATGACCCTGACCGTTCTCCTGTTCGGGGCGGCGTCCATCGCCGGGTTCAAAAAAGACGCCGAAGTCGGAAAAAAAGCGGCCTTTGGGCTTTTGGGAATCGTTTACGTGTCTTTGTTTCTCTCATGGGCGGTCCTGATTCGGGACGGCCGGGACGGGATCGTGTGGATCTTTATTCTGGCCGTCTCCGTGTTCGCCGGCGACACCGGGGCCTATTACGCGGGAACCCGGCTCGGCCGACGGCCCCTGTGCCCCTTTGTGAGCCCCAAAAAAACAGTGGAGGGGGCGATAGGGGGACTGGCCGCCACCGTGTGCGCGGGATCGGCCATTAAATTTTTTTTTCTGCCCGCCCTTCCCTGGGGCGCCGTCATTTTAGCGCTTGTCTTAACCGGCGTCTTCGCGCAGGCCGGGGATCTGTTTGAATCGGTTTTGAAGCGGGCGTCCGGTATCAAGGACTCCGGGAAAATTCTGCCGGGCCACGGGGGCCTTCTGGACCGGATCGACGGGATCCTGTTCGCCGCGCCCGTGGTGTGTTTTTTCCAAAGATTTCTGGCGGGCGGCGGATAA
- the iolA gene encoding Malonate-semialdehyde dehydrogenase 2, which translates to MPTTTIPTVKNYINGQWVESKAREFSDVWNPAKGEKIARTPLGVREDLDMAVKAAREAFPAWRVTPPLSRARYLFRLKEAFEDCFEDIARAITTEQGKIIDESRGEVRRMIENVEHATGVTTMMTGDALEDIAQGIDCYTHRQPMGVFAAIAPYNFPGMVPWWFLPYALVSGNAFIVKPSEQVPMTQCRIFEVIDDIGFPEGVVNMVHGAHEIVNAILDHPDIEGVSFVGSTATARHVYERCGASGKRVQALGGAKNIVAVTPDARVEAGIPSLVSSFYGCAGQRCLAASVLVPIGEAADETVEKFTAFAKTIRPGNGLDETTGMGPLAGAAHKQRVLDYIEKGIEEGAKLILDGRDCRVEGFPDGFFVGPTVFDHADPDMAISQEEIFGPVTVIIRAKDLSEAIDIVNTRKYANAACLYTQSGAAAREFKYKVKPSMVGINIGVAAPMSFFPFGGAGNSMFGDIKGHGREIFHFFTDAKVVMERWF; encoded by the coding sequence ATGCCCACTACCACTATCCCCACAGTGAAAAATTACATCAACGGCCAATGGGTGGAGTCAAAGGCCCGGGAATTTTCAGATGTCTGGAACCCGGCCAAAGGCGAAAAGATCGCCCGGACGCCTTTGGGGGTCCGGGAAGATCTGGATATGGCCGTCAAGGCCGCCCGGGAGGCGTTTCCGGCCTGGCGGGTCACCCCCCCGCTGAGCCGGGCCCGGTATCTGTTCCGGTTGAAAGAGGCCTTTGAGGACTGTTTTGAGGACATCGCGCGCGCCATCACCACCGAGCAGGGAAAAATCATCGACGAGTCCCGGGGGGAAGTCCGGCGCATGATCGAAAACGTGGAGCACGCCACCGGCGTCACCACCATGATGACCGGCGACGCGCTGGAAGACATCGCCCAGGGCATCGACTGCTATACCCACCGCCAGCCCATGGGGGTTTTCGCCGCCATCGCGCCCTACAATTTTCCCGGCATGGTGCCCTGGTGGTTTCTGCCCTACGCCCTGGTGTCCGGCAACGCCTTTATCGTCAAGCCCTCGGAGCAGGTCCCCATGACCCAATGCCGCATTTTTGAGGTCATCGATGACATCGGCTTCCCCGAAGGCGTGGTCAACATGGTCCACGGCGCCCATGAGATCGTCAACGCCATCCTGGATCATCCCGACATCGAGGGCGTGTCCTTTGTGGGCTCCACGGCCACGGCCCGGCACGTGTACGAGCGCTGCGGCGCGTCGGGCAAACGGGTCCAGGCCCTGGGCGGCGCCAAGAACATCGTGGCGGTGACCCCGGACGCCCGGGTCGAGGCCGGCATTCCGTCTCTGGTGTCCTCGTTTTACGGATGCGCCGGGCAGCGGTGCCTGGCGGCGTCGGTTCTGGTTCCCATCGGAGAGGCGGCCGACGAGACGGTGGAAAAATTCACGGCCTTCGCCAAAACCATCCGGCCGGGAAACGGCCTGGATGAGACCACCGGCATGGGTCCTTTGGCCGGCGCGGCCCACAAACAGCGGGTTCTGGACTACATTGAAAAAGGGATCGAAGAGGGCGCGAAGCTGATCCTGGACGGCCGGGACTGCCGGGTGGAGGGATTTCCCGACGGATTTTTCGTGGGCCCCACCGTGTTCGACCACGCGGATCCGGACATGGCCATCTCCCAGGAGGAGATATTCGGCCCGGTGACCGTCATTATCCGGGCCAAAGACTTAAGCGAGGCCATCGACATCGTCAACACCCGGAAATACGCCAACGCGGCCTGTCTGTACACCCAAAGCGGCGCCGCCGCCAGGGAGTTCAAATACAAAGTCAAGCCCAGCATGGTGGGGATCAATATCGGCGTGGCCGCGCCCATGAGTTTTTTTCCCTTCGGGGGCGCCGGAAACTCCATGTTCGGGGACATCAAAGGCCACGGCCGGGAGATTTTTCATTTTTTCACCGACGCCAAAGTGGTCATGGAACGGTGGTTTTAA
- a CDS encoding conserved hypothetical protein (Evidence 4 : Unknown function but conserved in other organisms), translating into MKLAPILVVCLALAAAYSLLTAGSPDSLLRHVIENPKHDVWAAFAFSFMVFALGFWAFFSKEKERFEEMVKTNRDRILSLRQAGKTDDEIADSILDAMGAPPGQGRRAARKKLVFHMSKM; encoded by the coding sequence ATGAAATTGGCCCCCATCCTGGTCGTCTGTCTGGCCCTGGCCGCCGCTTACAGCCTTTTGACCGCCGGCAGCCCCGACAGCCTGCTGCGCCATGTGATTGAAAATCCGAAACACGATGTGTGGGCGGCCTTCGCCTTCTCTTTTATGGTGTTCGCCCTGGGATTCTGGGCCTTTTTCTCAAAGGAGAAAGAAAGATTCGAGGAGATGGTCAAAACAAACCGGGACCGGATCCTGAGTTTGAGGCAGGCGGGGAAAACAGACGACGAAATCGCCGATTCCATCCTGGACGCCATGGGGGCGCCCCCGGGCCAAGGAAGGAGGGCGGCGAGGAAGAAGCTGGTTTTCCATATGTCTAAAATGTGA